Below is a window of Planococcus rifietoensis DNA.
GTTCGCTAGAACTACATCTACAAGGTCTTGCTTGTTGAAGCCAGTAGCAATCGCTTTACGGATGTTTTCGTTAGCTAGTGGAGTTTCTTCTCCGTTGCGTTCTTGGTTAAATTTCAAGTAGAACAAAGTTGGTTCAAGTTCTTTTACAACTTCTGGGTCTTCAGCGTATTGCATTGCGAATTCACCAGAAAGTGCTACACGATCTTTTTCACCAGATTGATAAAGGTTAACTGCAGTTGAAGTTTCTTTAACTACGTCAACGTTAATTGTTTCAAGTTGAACAGTTTCAGCATCCCAATACTCTGGGTTTTTCTCCATCGTCCAAGTCAGGCCAGTGCCATCCCAGTTCGTTAGAGTGAAAGGTCCGTTGTAAAGGATGGTATCTGAGTTAGAAGCGTAGTTGTCGCCTTGCTCAGTTACGAATTCTTCGTTCAGTGGATAGAAAGTACCAAAAGCCATTAATGACATGAAGTAAGGAGTCGGGCGCTCAAGTTCTACGACAAGAGTTTTGTCGTCTTCAGCTGTGATTCCTAGTTCAGAGACTTCCATGTCTCCTTCAGAAACTTCTGTAGCGTTTTTGATTGTTCCAGCCATCATATACGGCCCGTAAGGTGAACCAGTGTCTGGATCAATCGCGCGCTGCCAAGCATAGACGAAATCGTTAGCTGTGATCGGTGTACCGTCCGACCAGTTAGCATCACGTAATTTGAACGTGTACGTCAAGCCATCTTCACTGACCTCAGGCTCGCCATCAGCAAGAGCAGGTTCAGCAATGTTTTCTTGGTTCAAACGGAACAAGCCTTCGTTTACGTTGTTAAGGATGTTGAATGCTACTGCATCCTCAGCAATCGAAGAATCCATTGATGGGATTTCTGCACTTTCAAGCAAGTTTAGTTCTTGTACAGAGTCAGGTTCGCCGCCATTGCCTTCTGCGCCTTCTGCCCCTTCTGTCTCTTCTGTGTCTGTGTTTTCTGTCCCAGTATCAGTGTCATCTCCGCCGCCGCAAGCAGCTAGGAAAGCACTAAGTACCAAAACCAGGCCAAGTAGCCATAAAATCTTGCTGTTTTTCACTGATTTTGCCCCCTTAAATTTTCTGAAAACTTGGTACATGATTAATTATACATAAATATTTTTTGTTGTACAGCGTTTTTTTTGGAATATTTTACACTTACACCATTAATCATGCTGTTCAAAATATCACCAATAGGCTGAAAAGCGCGTCATGTAAGCGTTTTCTTATCAATTAAATTTCGAACAACTTTTTGATTTTTTTTGTTATTTCTTCTACAATAAGAACGAATAGGGGTGCCAAAATGAAAAAAATAATTATCGGAATTGCTGCTGTGCAACTAATTATCGTGTTGACGATGCTTGTGCGAAGCGAACCGTTTTCACTGCTGTCATATATCAATAACTCCTTTATCTACGGGGGAATCCTTGTATTTTTCGGTGCCTGGGTATTCGTCGTCCGAACTGGGGTTTTCGATGTATTTACGATGAGCATGCGCAAGGTGTTCAAAAGCAAGTCCACGCTCGAAGACGACGAGATGCGCCTCCCATCGGAAGTGTTGGCATTCTCAAGTTCCCCGCTCTTGATCGTAGGCGGTGCGACATTGGCTGCCATGGCGATCTCCCTGGCGTTCTATCAATCGTAGAATTGCGTATTGCGGCCTTAATCTCTTTTGTATTATAATAAATCCAATACAAAATGAGCGTTGACAAAGAGTAGTAGATGCAGTTCCTTCTATAATAAGAGAGCTTGTGGTTGGTGAGAACAAGCAGAAGACTGCATTGAATGGACTTTCGAGCTAAAGCGGTGAAACAAGTAGCCGCTTTCGTATTCTCCACGTTACGGAGGCAAGAGGCCGCTTTGCGGCAACCAGGGTGGTACCGCGGAACCGCACATCATTCGTCCCTTTAGTTCTAGGGACGGAGATGTGCTTTTTTATATCCATTTTTAGGATTATCTACTTAGAGGAGGAATTGCATTGAAAAAAATCTTTTCAGGCGTACAGCCAACCGGCACGGTCACTCTCGGCAATTACATCGGGGCGTTCAAGCAGTTTACTGAACTGCAGGAAGAATACGATTGCATCTTCTGCATCGTCGACCAGCACGCTATTACCATGCCCCAGGATCGTCTCGAACTAAGAAAAAATATCAAATCGCTTGCCGCACTTTATCTTGCTGTCGGCATCGATCCGGAAAAAGTCACACTGTTCATCCAATCGGAAGTTCCAGCCCACGCCCAGGCCGGCTGGATGCTGCAATGCGTATCGACCATCGGTGAACTCGAGCGCATGACACAATTCAAAGATAAATCGGCCAAAGCGGCTTCCATCTCTGCCGGTTTGCTCACTTACCCACCTTTAATGGCTGCTGACATTCTTTTGTATCAAACAGATATCGTCCCTGTTGGCGATGACCAGAAACAGCATATCGAATTGACACGCGACTTGGCGGAGCGTTTCAACAGAAAATACAATGACATCTTCACGATCCCGGACATTCGCATTCCAAAACACGGTGCACGCGTCATGTCTTTGCAGGATCCAGCGAAAAAGATGAGCAAGTCCGATTCAAATAAAAAGTCGATCATCACGTTGCTTGACGATTTGAAGACAATCGAAAAGAAAGTGAAAAGCGCTGTAACGGATTCGGAAGGAATCGTCAAATACGATCCCGAGAACAAACCAGGCGTTTCGAATCTCCTATCGATCGAAGCTGCCTTGACGGGAGCCTCCATCGATGAACTGGTCGCTAAATACGAAGGCAGCGGCTATGGCGATTTCAAAGCAGGTGTTGCCAAGGCGATCACTGACCACTTAGCGCCGATTCAAGAGCGCTACTATAAATTGCTCGACTCCGAGGAGCTCGATACGATCCTTGACGAAGGGGCAGAAAAAGCCAATTTCATTGCCAATAAAACATTGAAGAAAATGGAGAACGCAATGGGCTTAGGCCGCAAACGCAAACGTTAATGCATGAACATAAAAAGGATGGGCGCGTGGCATGCCACGCGCCCATCCTTTTTGTTTGGTTTAATTAGCGCAATGATTTTGGATTCAACGCATCCTTCAACCCTTCTCCGATAAAGTTAATCGACAGGATCGTCAAAGTAATAATGATGGCTGGAGGCATCCAGATCCATGGCTTGCCCTGCAAGACATCCGGCTCGTTGGCAGATGACAGCATATTGCCCCAGCTCGGTGTCGCTTGCGGGACGCCAAAGCCTAAATAGCTAAGTGCTGATTCGATGACGATCATCGTTGCAAAAATCAAAGTTCCTTGAACGATGATGGTTGAGATGACATTCGGCAATAGGTGTTTTGTAATGACTTTGAACGGAGAACAGCCGATCGATAAAGCGGCCAGGATATACTCATTCTCTTTTTCCGCCAACACTTTGCTGCGCACCAAGCGGGCGACGCCGCCCCAACTGAGCGCACCTATGACCATAATCAAGACCCATAAGCCATCCACAATGCCGTAAAGGATCGTGTTCAAGACAATAACAAATACAAGGAACGGAAAATTCAAGACGAAATCCGTGAAGCGCATCAAGATGCTATCGATAAAGCCCCCGAAAAATCCGGCAAGCGCCCCGATCACTGTTCCAAAAGTAATAACGATGAGCGTCGCGCTAAAGCCGACCAATAACGAGATCCGCCCGCCATAGAACAGGCGCGTCAAGACATCGCGCCCGCTTTTATCCGTGCCGAGAAGATGTTCGCCGTTCGGCTCGATATTCATCGCACCGATATTCACTTTTGAAATATCCGGAAGCGGCGACAATACGGGTGCGAGAAACGGTGCCGATAGTGACATTAAAGTGACCAGCAAAATGAAAAAGGAACTGATCATCGCCAATTTATTGCGCACGAACTTTCTTCTGGCAATCTGCCAAGGAGACAAGCTTCTTTCCGGCTTCTTTTGTTGGGTAATGGTAGTTGATGATGCCATTTTACTGCTTCCTCCTCAATCCAGGCGAATTCGTGGATCCACGACGCCGTATAGAATATCTGCCAATAAATTACCAAATAATGTAAGGAACGACAAAAGCATAGTCAAAGCCATTAAAGTCGGATAATCACGGCTTGTCACGGATTCCAAAAATAGCTGGCCAATGCCCGGATAAGTAAAAATCGTCTCTGTAATGATGGCTCCCCCGATCAATGCGGCAAAATCGAATCCTAGGAATGTGACTAATGGAATGATCGAATTACGCAGGATATGGACATTATAGATTTTTTTCATCGGTGTGCCTTTCGCGCGCGCTGTCCGGACAAAATCCTTGCGGGAGTTCTCAATGATATCGTTGCGTAAAAACTGCGTATAGCTCGCTGTGCTCATCGCCCCGAGGACAATCGCCGGCAGCAATACGTGGTGCATGCGGCTCACGTAGTATTCAAAGCTGCCCTCTTCCACCAAAATATCCACCGACCCGGCAAACGGAAACCAGTTTAACTGGAACGCAAAAATATAAATCGCGAAAACAGCAGCGACAAAAGATGGAATAGCTAGCATGATGTAGTTGAATCCTGCAATAGCGTTATCGCCTAAAGTATAGGGCCGCCTTCCTGAATACATCCCCATAATGAACGCCATAATATAGGTAATGACGAGAGCTGTCACACCCAATAATAAAGTATTTGGCACTTTTTCCATGATCAAATCGAATACCGGAATTTGAAAGCGTGTAGATTTGCCAAAATCCCCTTGTACGAATCCAGTGATCCAATTAAAATATTGGACCGGCAAAGGGTCATTGTAGCCGAGCTTTTCACGCATTTCCGCTATGTATTCCGGGCTGGTGTTGAGCGGGTCGATTTCCCCGCTGAGTGAATCGCCCGGCATCAGTTTGGCGAGGCTGAAGACCACGATGGAAATCAAGATCAGCATCGGAATCATTCCAAGCAACCGTCTAATCGAATATTTAAGCATAGGTACTCTCCTTGTCTGATAGGTTCTCGGCTGTGCTCTCGTGCACGGTAAGGATTATTTTTTGAAACAGCCCTTACCGTGCATAAGAGCTTCATATAAAGATACAACGATGGGCGGGTCGCCCATCGTTGAAGGTTTGTTGCTGATTTTATTCTGTTACGAACCATTCAGCAGGGCTGTTTTGACCGGAAACGTCATATTCAACTCCACCGACACGTGTGTTCAATGCCTTAATTTCCTCTAGTTCTGCGATGTAAAGCATCGGAAGGTCTTCGTTGACGATCTTCTGCCATTCTACATACAATTCTTTGCGTTTTTCTTGATCAGTGCCGACGATTTCAATATCAAGTGCGTCGTCTAGCAATTGATCTGCTTCAGGATTGTTGTAGCGCGGGTAGTTCCAAAGCTGGTCTGCTTTCCATAGTCCAGATGGATCCGGGTCAGTTCCTGTGCCCCAGCCGCCGAAGAATGTTTCAATGGAAGCATCATCTTTTTCGACCATATCGTAGTAAAGGTTTACTTCGACCATTTCCACTTCAGAACGCAGTCCGACCGCTTCGAAATACTGGGCAATTGCTTGTGCACGGGATTCGAAAGTCGGGTTGCCTGTTGCATAATGCGAGAATTTCACGACGAACTCGTCGCCATTTGGATCTTCGCGGAATCCGTCATCGTTCGTATCGACGTATCCTGCTTCATCCAACATTTGCTTCGATTTTTCAGGATCGTATTCATATTGAATCAATTCGCTGTCGTCTGCTGAATTCCAGTGGGCAGACGGTACTGGCTTATTAACAACATCCGCATAGCCGAAGAAGAATGCATCCACCCACTCTTGGCGGTTTAGTGCATACATCATCGCCTGACGAAGCTCTTTGCTTTGGTATTTCGGCAGTTCTTCTGTAATCGTTTGAGATTCGTTATCGAATTTACCGAGTTTGAAGCCTACATAATAATAAGTCAATCCAGGGTAAGTAACGATTTCCACATTTTCGAGAGGTTCTACTTCAGGCCCGGATACCGGCTGAAGGGAGATCATGTCGATATCGTTGTTCTGCAATGCGCCGACAACTGAAGAGTTATCGATAACGCGCAGGACGATTTTATCCAAGTTGACATCGCCGTTCCAGTACTCATCGAATTTCGAGAATTCGACCGACTCGCCAGGAACGATTTTGTCTACTTTGAATGGCCCGATTCCGATTGGAGTTGAACGTACCCATTCAGATGCTGACATTTCGGCAACCGGTACGTCGCCGAGAACAGACTCAGGAAGCGGATATGCCCATAGGTTGGTTAAGTTGTTTACGCGGGCTTCATCGAAAGTGATGTTGATTTCATAGTCGCTGACCACTTCGATCCCAGAAATGGAATCGGCGTCGCCGCTGCGGTATGCTTCAGCGCCTTCAATTGTTTGCACGTTTGCGTAGCGGGGGCCGTCATAATCAGGATCTGCAATTGTTTCAAGAGCAAATACCCAGTCGTTGACAGTCAACTCTTCACCGTTATGCCATTTCACGCCTTCTTCAAATGTGAAGTTGAAGACTTTATTGTCCTCGGTCTCCCAAGAAGCGACGTTCGGTTCAGGCTCCAAGTTTTCGTTGTAGCTGATCAATGCTTCATCAAATAGTTCGATGACTTCGAAATCAGTTGCAATGCCGTAAAATGCGGAAGAGTATAAACCTTCCGGTGGAGCGTCAAGGCCGTAAACAAGCGTTCCGCCTTTTTGCGGTTCGCCCTCTGCTGCACCTTCAGAACCTTCGCCTTCTGAGCCTGACTCATTGGCATCATCACTGCCTCCGCCGCACGCCGCTAGGAACGCGGATAGGATAAGCACAAGCGCGAAGAGCCAGAGCAAGGATTTTTTCTTCATCTCTTTTCCCCCTAAAAAGTTTTTTTGATCAATACAAATGGCACGCAACTTGATGGCCTGGCCTTACTTCTGCCAACGCTGGTTTCTCTTGTGAGCAGATTTCCATCGCCACCGGGCAGCGCGTATGGAACGGGCAGCCGGTAGGCGGGTTTTGTGGGCTTGGCACATCTCCTCTTAAGACAATCCGCTCTTTCCGCTTCGCCGGATTTGGTTCTGGAATCGCGGAAATGAGTGCCTGCGTATAAGGATGCAGCGGTTCTTTGTACAAATCTTTATTTGAAGCAAGCTCTACGAGGTTGCCCAAATACATCACTCCGATTCGATCACTCATATGCTTTACGACGCTCAGGTCATGTGCAATAAAGAGATAAGTCAGATCGAATTCGATTTGCAGTTCTTTCAACAAGTTCAACACTTGCGATTGCACGGACACATCGAGTGCGGATACCGGTTCATCCGCGACAATCAGCTTAGGGTGCAATGCCAGCGCCCGGGCGATTCCGATGCGCTGTCTTTGGCCGCCGGAAAATTCATGGGCGTATTTATAATAAGCCTCTTCAGGCAAACCAACTCGTTTCAGGAGTGTTTTAATTTCCTGTTCTAACTCTTTTTTATTGCGCTTTTCATAATTCAGGATCGGTTCGGCAATGATATCGCCGACCATCTGCGTCGGATTCAGCGATGCATAGGGATCTTGGAACACCATTTGAAAATCCCGCCGTGCTTTTTGCAATTTGGATCCCGCTAATCGAGTGATGTCTTTCCCTTCAAAAAGGATTTCGCCTCCCGTTGGTTTCATCAGCCTCAAAATAGTCCGTCCTGCGGTTGATTTGCCGCAGCCCGATTCGCCGACCAGCCCAAGCGTTTCACCTTTTCGGATGACGAACGACACATCGTCCACTGCTTTAACATTTCCGATGGTCCGCTTGAAAAATCCGCCTGTTACCGGATAGTATTTTTTTAGGTTGCGAATTTCGAGGAGATTTTCACGCTTATCTAAATAATCAATGCGGTCCTGGATGAAATCTCTAGTAGTCATAATGCGGCGACTCCTTCTCGTTCTCTTTTTCCGTCCGTTGGCCAACTTTCTTCATATAATAGGCACGCAGCTTCATGCCGATCGGCCACTTCCGCAAGCTGCGGAGTTACCATCAAGCATTCCGCCATTGCTTTCGGGCAGCGGTTCGCGAAACGGCAGCCCACTTGCGGCATATTGATGACGGACGGCACGAGCCCTTCAATCGTCGCGAGCTCTTCGACATCTTCATCCATTTTCGGGATTGCTTTCATTAATAATTCGGTGTACGGATGCTTTGGATCGCGGAACAAGTCATCGACATATGCGCGTTCTACGATTTTTCCCGCATACATGACCAGTACTTCGTCGCAAATTTCAGCGACTACGCCTAAATCATGTGTAATGAGAATGATCGACATATCATTTGCTTCCTGTATGCCTTTCAACAATTCGAGAATTTGCGCTTGAACTGTGACATCAAGTGCAGTTGTCGGTTCATCAGCGATCAATAGTTTCGGTTGACAAGCAATGGCCATGGCAATCATGACCCGCTGGCGCATCCCCCCGGATAATTGGTGGGGGTACTCCGTGACGATTTGCTCAGCACGCGGAATTCCCACTTGTTTCAATAAAGCGACCGACCGCAGCCGCGCTTCTTTTTTCGTCAGCTTTTCGTGGTTCAAGATTACTTCTTCTATTTGATAGCCGATGGTAAAGACCGGATTGAGCGAAGTCATCGGCTCCTGGAAAATCATTGAGATATCTTTTCCACGGATGCCGTTCATCTGCTTATCTGAATATGTAGAAATGTCCTGGCCTTCGAATTCGATTCCGCCGCCCCGAATCTTTCCGATGCCATTTGGCAGCAGCTGCATAATGGACAATGACATAACACTTTTACCGCAGCCTGATTCTCCTACCACGCCGACGATTTGCTTCGGAAGGACATCAAAACTGACGCCTTCAACTGCGTTGTAATAATCCCCGTCTATTTTGAAGCCTGTCTGGAGGTTTTTGACCCGCAAGAGCGGTGTATTCTCTTTAGATCCGTACATAGCTGTCATGAAAACACCTCAAAATTCTATTTTTTCTGTCAATTCTAACTAGTTTTAAGCATATTACAAAAGTATTACATGCGCAATATAATTTTTGTATTTTAAGCAAAGATTACCAAAATAGATAATCATTTCTCTATTCAAACCATTGCTATCACAGTATTTCAGCTCTTATTCATTAACTGCATATTTTTTATCATTATAAGAAATGGATAATAAAAAAGCTCCCGGCATCGGGAGCTTTTCAATCAGGTTTACACTTTTTTCAATACGAGCGAAGCGTTATGTCCACCAAAACCAAGCGAATTACTCATCGCATACGAGAATTCGGCAGTTCTTGCTTCATTTGCTACATAATCTAAATCCAATTCTTCATCCGGCGTTTCATAGTTGATCGTCGGCGGCATGATGCCTTCTTTCAAAGCCAAGGCTGTAAAGATTGCTTCAATTCCGCCAGCTGCGCCAAGCAAATGGCCTGTCATTGACTTCGTCGAGCTTACACCCATTTTGTAGGCATGGTCTCCAAAGACGGTTTTGACTGCCATTGTTTCGAACAAATCGTTGTACGGAGTACTCGTTCCATGCGCATTGATATAACCGACATCCGTTTTTTCAATGCCTGCATCTTCGATGGCTTGCTGCATCGCACGTGCCGCCCCTTCGCCTCCTGGGGCTGGAGCTGTAATATGGTGGGCATCGCCCGTCGAACCGTAGCCGACGAGTTCCGCATAAATTTTTGCGCCGCGTGCTTTTGCGTGTTCGTATTCTTCTAGAATGACGATCCCGGCCCCTTCACCGATGACAAAGCCATCACGGTTTTTGTCAAACGGGCGTGACGCAGTCGTTGCATCATTATTGGTCGTCAATGCAGTGTTTGCTGTAAATCCAGCAACAGACAAACGCGTGATTGGTGCTTCCGCGCCGCCAGAAATCATGACATCGGCATCGCCGCGCTGAATAACTTTAAAGGCATCGCCGATCGAGTTCGTTCCAGATGCACAAGCTGTTACCGAGCAGGAGTTGATCGCTTTTGCGCCAAAATGGATCGACACCTGGCCAGATGCCATGTCCGGAATGATCATTGGCACAAAGAATGGGCTAATGCGGCGAACGCCGCGGGAGTTCAATACGTCCATCTGGTTTTCAATCGTTTCCATTCCGCCGATTCCTGATCCGATCCATACACCTGTACGAAGAGCTGTCTTTTCATCCAGCTCAAGCGCTGCATCTTTCATTGCCATAATGGAAGATGCGAGTGCGTAATGAGTGAAGCGGTCCATCTTGCGCGCTTCTTTACGCTCGATATACTCTTCAATCGAAAAATCCTTCAATTCAGCGGCAACTTTCGCGGGATACTGATCCGCATCGATGCGCGTTAACGGGCCGACGCCTGAGCGTCCTGCCTTCACCGCTTCCCACGTAGATTCTGCGCTGTTTCCAAGCGGTGTTACGGCACCGATACCTGTAATGACTACACGACGATTATCCATTTCTTTTACTTCCTTTCGCATATCCGATTATTTCCCCCACTTCATAGCAATTGCGCCCCAAGTCAATCCGCCGCCAAAGCCGACCATAACGACGACATCATCATCTTTAATACGACCTTCCTCTAAATCTTCCACAAGGGAAATCGGAATCGACGCTGCTGAAGTGTTTCCGTATTTTTGTATGGTCTTCGACATTTTCTCTACCGGCAAGTCAAGACGAGCCCGGGACGATTCCATAATGCGGATATTCGCCTGATGCGGTATAAGAAAGTCGACATCTTCTTTATCCAATCCTGCTTTTTCGATGACGTTGATGGCGGATTCGCCCATTTGGCGCACCGCAAATTTGAATACTTCACGGCCATTCATCACCAAATGTTTGTCTTGATACAAGTGTTCCCCGCCAGAGCCATCCGCTCCGAGTTCAAACGATAAAATTCCGCGGCCTTCCGATACTTTGCCGATCACGGCCGCGCCGGCTCCGTCGCCGAATAAGACAGCTGTATTGCGGTCTTCCCAGTTGGTGATTTTCGATAGTTTCTCAACACCAACTACTAGGACGTAACGATACGTATCCGATTCGATAAATTGTTTTGCTGTAATAACGCCGTACATGAATCCAGCACATGCTGCAGAGATATCCATGGCGGCCGCGTTCAGAGCGCCGATCTGTTGCTGGATATCGCACGCGACAGACGGAAACGGACGGTCTGGCGTAACTGTCGCTACCAGAATCAACCCGATGTCCGCTGGGTCGATGCCGGCATCGGCAATTGCCTTTTGCGCCGCAACCCGCGCCATATCCGATGTATCTTGTTCATCGTTTGCAATCCGGCGTTCTTCAATCCCGGTCATGGTCCGGATCCATTCATCCGAGGTATCCATGCGCTGCTCTAAATCAAAATTGGTCAATTTATCTTCCGGCAGGCATCTGCCGGTACCGATGATTCCAGCATTCATATCTATGTCCCTCTTTTCGATTAACATCAATTATTAGTACCTGGTGTTAATGATACGCCCTTTTTCTTTTGATTTCAAGTTGCCGACATATTTCTGACAAAAACTTTCGAAAGGCACGAATCTTTCTTTCTGAAAAGGCTTCCTTATGCTATGATAAAACTAGTTATTCTATATATAGAGGTGAAAACAGATGCATTATATCGGAACACTTTTCTGGTCTGTCCTTATAATTTCAATGTTGAACTATGTCGTAAGTGCCGTGCAAAACGTGCCATTCGACTTCATGATCGGTATCTTCATGGCAGTGGCAGTTACTGTATTGATCATTGTGATGGATGCTATCATCCCGAAAGAAGCGGCGAAAGAATATTAATGACGATAAAAAAGGAAGCCCCAGTGGCTTCCTTTTTTATTTGGCTGAATCTGACGGTTTAGATAGCAAAAAGCCGCATTTCATTGAAATGCGGCTTTACTTATACAGTGATAAGCAATTGTTTATTGGCGTCCATCGATACCTTCAATGTCGAACCTGGAGTGACCTCTCCTTTAATCAATTCCTTAGCGATTCGAGTCTCGATTTCACGCTGGATAAAGCGTTTCAGCGGGCGCGCCCCAAAGACCGGGTCCGTTCCTGCTTCAATGATATAATCGATGACCGAATCCTCGACTTCCAAGGAAATTTGCTGCTGTTTCATTCTTGCCGCCAGTTCGCCGATCATTTTCTTGGCGATGCCA
It encodes the following:
- a CDS encoding DUF3899 domain-containing protein, whose product is MKKIIIGIAAVQLIIVLTMLVRSEPFSLLSYINNSFIYGGILVFFGAWVFVVRTGVFDVFTMSMRKVFKSKSTLEDDEMRLPSEVLAFSSSPLLIVGGATLAAMAISLAFYQS
- the opp4C gene encoding oligopeptide ABC transporter permease — protein: MASSTTITQQKKPERSLSPWQIARRKFVRNKLAMISSFFILLVTLMSLSAPFLAPVLSPLPDISKVNIGAMNIEPNGEHLLGTDKSGRDVLTRLFYGGRISLLVGFSATLIVITFGTVIGALAGFFGGFIDSILMRFTDFVLNFPFLVFVIVLNTILYGIVDGLWVLIMVIGALSWGGVARLVRSKVLAEKENEYILAALSIGCSPFKVITKHLLPNVISTIIVQGTLIFATMIVIESALSYLGFGVPQATPSWGNMLSSANEPDVLQGKPWIWMPPAIIITLTILSINFIGEGLKDALNPKSLR
- the opp4A gene encoding oligopeptide ABC transporter substrate-binding protein — its product is MKKKSLLWLFALVLILSAFLAACGGGSDDANESGSEGEGSEGAAEGEPQKGGTLVYGLDAPPEGLYSSAFYGIATDFEVIELFDEALISYNENLEPEPNVASWETEDNKVFNFTFEEGVKWHNGEELTVNDWVFALETIADPDYDGPRYANVQTIEGAEAYRSGDADSISGIEVVSDYEINITFDEARVNNLTNLWAYPLPESVLGDVPVAEMSASEWVRSTPIGIGPFKVDKIVPGESVEFSKFDEYWNGDVNLDKIVLRVIDNSSVVGALQNNDIDMISLQPVSGPEVEPLENVEIVTYPGLTYYYVGFKLGKFDNESQTITEELPKYQSKELRQAMMYALNRQEWVDAFFFGYADVVNKPVPSAHWNSADDSELIQYEYDPEKSKQMLDEAGYVDTNDDGFREDPNGDEFVVKFSHYATGNPTFESRAQAIAQYFEAVGLRSEVEMVEVNLYYDMVEKDDASIETFFGGWGTGTDPDPSGLWKADQLWNYPRYNNPEADQLLDDALDIEIVGTDQEKRKELYVEWQKIVNEDLPMLYIAELEEIKALNTRVGGVEYDVSGQNSPAEWFVTE
- the opp4B gene encoding oligopeptide ABC transporter permease produces the protein MLKYSIRRLLGMIPMLILISIVVFSLAKLMPGDSLSGEIDPLNTSPEYIAEMREKLGYNDPLPVQYFNWITGFVQGDFGKSTRFQIPVFDLIMEKVPNTLLLGVTALVITYIMAFIMGMYSGRRPYTLGDNAIAGFNYIMLAIPSFVAAVFAIYIFAFQLNWFPFAGSVDILVEEGSFEYYVSRMHHVLLPAIVLGAMSTASYTQFLRNDIIENSRKDFVRTARAKGTPMKKIYNVHILRNSIIPLVTFLGFDFAALIGGAIITETIFTYPGIGQLFLESVTSRDYPTLMALTMLLSFLTLFGNLLADILYGVVDPRIRLD
- a CDS encoding ABC transporter ATP-binding protein, giving the protein MTAMYGSKENTPLLRVKNLQTGFKIDGDYYNAVEGVSFDVLPKQIVGVVGESGCGKSVMSLSIMQLLPNGIGKIRGGGIEFEGQDISTYSDKQMNGIRGKDISMIFQEPMTSLNPVFTIGYQIEEVILNHEKLTKKEARLRSVALLKQVGIPRAEQIVTEYPHQLSGGMRQRVMIAMAIACQPKLLIADEPTTALDVTVQAQILELLKGIQEANDMSIILITHDLGVVAEICDEVLVMYAGKIVERAYVDDLFRDPKHPYTELLMKAIPKMDEDVEELATIEGLVPSVINMPQVGCRFANRCPKAMAECLMVTPQLAEVADRHEAACLLYEESWPTDGKREREGVAAL
- a CDS encoding ABC transporter ATP-binding protein — translated: MTTRDFIQDRIDYLDKRENLLEIRNLKKYYPVTGGFFKRTIGNVKAVDDVSFVIRKGETLGLVGESGCGKSTAGRTILRLMKPTGGEILFEGKDITRLAGSKLQKARRDFQMVFQDPYASLNPTQMVGDIIAEPILNYEKRNKKELEQEIKTLLKRVGLPEEAYYKYAHEFSGGQRQRIGIARALALHPKLIVADEPVSALDVSVQSQVLNLLKELQIEFDLTYLFIAHDLSVVKHMSDRIGVMYLGNLVELASNKDLYKEPLHPYTQALISAIPEPNPAKRKERIVLRGDVPSPQNPPTGCPFHTRCPVAMEICSQEKPALAEVRPGHQVACHLY
- the fabF gene encoding beta-ketoacyl-ACP synthase II encodes the protein MDNRRVVITGIGAVTPLGNSAESTWEAVKAGRSGVGPLTRIDADQYPAKVAAELKDFSIEEYIERKEARKMDRFTHYALASSIMAMKDAALELDEKTALRTGVWIGSGIGGMETIENQMDVLNSRGVRRISPFFVPMIIPDMASGQVSIHFGAKAINSCSVTACASGTNSIGDAFKVIQRGDADVMISGGAEAPITRLSVAGFTANTALTTNNDATTASRPFDKNRDGFVIGEGAGIVILEEYEHAKARGAKIYAELVGYGSTGDAHHITAPAPGGEGAARAMQQAIEDAGIEKTDVGYINAHGTSTPYNDLFETMAVKTVFGDHAYKMGVSSTKSMTGHLLGAAGGIEAIFTALALKEGIMPPTINYETPDEELDLDYVANEARTAEFSYAMSNSLGFGGHNASLVLKKV
- a CDS encoding peptide ABC transporter substrate-binding protein, which gives rise to MKNSKILWLLGLVLVLSAFLAACGGGDDTDTGTENTDTEETEGAEGAEGNGGEPDSVQELNLLESAEIPSMDSSIAEDAVAFNILNNVNEGLFRLNQENIAEPALADGEPEVSEDGLTYTFKLRDANWSDGTPITANDFVYAWQRAIDPDTGSPYGPYMMAGTIKNATEVSEGDMEVSELGITAEDDKTLVVELERPTPYFMSLMAFGTFYPLNEEFVTEQGDNYASNSDTILYNGPFTLTNWDGTGLTWTMEKNPEYWDAETVQLETINVDVVKETSTAVNLYQSGEKDRVALSGEFAMQYAEDPEVVKELEPTLFYLKFNQERNGEETPLANENIRKAIATGFNKQDLVDVVLANGSLPANYLVPTEFTFNEAGEDFRDINGDMLPFNAEEAKTYWEKGLEEIGETEVTMELLGGDSELAGKMDAYLKEQLETNLEGLTVNLKAVPFGVRLELDEAQDYDIQNSGWGPDFQDPMTFIDLFVTGASHNLMSYSNEEFDNLVEQAKGELAQDAEGRWEAMAQAEKILIEEDAAIAPIYQRGLMSLQKPYVNNIISHPFGGDYSYKWAYISGKE
- the trpS gene encoding tryptophan--tRNA ligase, yielding MKKIFSGVQPTGTVTLGNYIGAFKQFTELQEEYDCIFCIVDQHAITMPQDRLELRKNIKSLAALYLAVGIDPEKVTLFIQSEVPAHAQAGWMLQCVSTIGELERMTQFKDKSAKAASISAGLLTYPPLMAADILLYQTDIVPVGDDQKQHIELTRDLAERFNRKYNDIFTIPDIRIPKHGARVMSLQDPAKKMSKSDSNKKSIITLLDDLKTIEKKVKSAVTDSEGIVKYDPENKPGVSNLLSIEAALTGASIDELVAKYEGSGYGDFKAGVAKAITDHLAPIQERYYKLLDSEELDTILDEGAEKANFIANKTLKKMENAMGLGRKRKR